The following are encoded together in the Clostridium sp. BJN0013 genome:
- a CDS encoding EscU/YscU/HrcU family type III secretion system export apparatus switch protein produces MKKRKKAVALKYEQTYEAPMVTAAGIGQIADNILNKARESNVPIVYDQELTNLLSNVDIGNSIPIELYDAVAKVIAYVVDVDENISRR; encoded by the coding sequence ATGAAAAAGAGAAAAAAGGCAGTAGCTTTAAAGTATGAACAAACTTATGAAGCACCTATGGTTACTGCCGCAGGTATTGGACAAATAGCGGATAACATATTAAATAAAGCCAGGGAAAGCAATGTACCTATAGTTTATGACCAGGAACTGACTAATCTTTTGAGTAATGTGGATATAGGAAATAGTATACCTATTGAACTATATGATGCAGTGGCAAAAGTGATAGCCTATGTAGTAGATGTAGACGAAAATATAAGTAGAAGGTGA
- a CDS encoding ECF transporter S component: MSSSKLNRLVKVSLLGVIGFLFMFIEVAIPIFPTFLKMDISDLPALIGTFALGPGAGIAIEFLKNVLHGIFNGKTAFVGELANFAVGSVLVFTAGYIYNRHKTKKVAVISLGVATIAMSVVAGLLNYFILLPLYERALNFPISAMVDMAAKINSSITDLNTFVLLAIVPFNLLKGITLTILTLVLYKSVSPLLKQEHNKIKNSEKVKI; the protein is encoded by the coding sequence ATGAGCAGTAGTAAATTAAACAGATTAGTGAAGGTATCATTGTTAGGTGTAATAGGATTTTTATTTATGTTCATAGAAGTTGCAATTCCTATATTTCCAACATTTTTAAAAATGGATATAAGCGATTTGCCGGCTTTAATTGGAACTTTTGCATTAGGACCTGGTGCTGGGATTGCTATAGAGTTTTTAAAAAATGTACTTCATGGAATATTCAATGGTAAAACTGCATTTGTAGGAGAACTTGCAAACTTTGCAGTAGGATCAGTTTTAGTTTTTACAGCGGGGTATATATATAACAGACATAAGACCAAAAAGGTGGCAGTAATCAGTTTAGGGGTAGCCACTATTGCAATGTCAGTGGTAGCAGGACTTTTGAATTATTTCATATTGCTTCCGCTTTATGAGAGAGCGCTTAATTTTCCTATAAGTGCAATGGTGGACATGGCAGCAAAAATAAACAGCAGCATAACGGATTTGAATACATTTGTATTACTGGCTATTGTTCCATTTAACTTGTTAAAAGGTATAACTCTTACCATTTTAACACTAGTTCTTTACAAGAGTGTTTCACCTCTGCTAAAGCAGGAACATAATAAAATAAAGAACTCTGAAAAAGTAAAAATTTAG
- the secA gene encoding preprotein translocase subunit SecA: protein MKLFQKIFGSYSEREVKRIIPIVDKIDGLDLKIQALTNEQLRAKTDEFKDRISKGESLDSIMPEAFAVVREVGFRTVGLKQYREQLIGGIVIHQGRIAEMKTGEGKTLVATAPAYLNALTGKGVHIITVNDYLAKRDRDTMAPIYEALGLKVGVILHDMSQSQRQEAYNCDITYGTNSEFGFDYLRDNMVIYKEERVQRKLNFAIVDEVDSILIDEARTPLIISGEGEKSTEFYNIANGFAKSLEKEDYKVDEKANAVMLNDTGIKKAETFFSLENYADPENMEIQHYVVQALKANYIMKRDKDYMVKNGEVLIVDEFTGRMMEGRRYSDGLHQAIEAKEGVKVERESKTLATITYQNYFRIFNKLSGMTGTAQTEENEFRHIYGLDVIVIPTHKPIVRKDYPDVVYKSAKGKFKAIADEIYETYKKGQPVLVGTVSIEKSELLSDMLKKKGVPHQVLNAKFHEKEADIISYAGQKGTVTIATNMAGRGTDIKLGKGVVALGGLKIIGSERHESRRIDNQLRGRSGRQGDPGMSRFYVSLEDDLMRIFGSDRLQGIVEKLGLKDDEAIESKMVSNAIENAQKKVEGNNFDIRKTLLQYDDVINKQREIIYKQRSQVLEGEDLKNDIQDMIKSLINSIVDSHISGIEEDFEDEIVKLIEYMEDVYVSKGSVKKEDIINLSNEAIKDKFVDIAQKIYEQKEMEFTSEQMREIERVILLRVVDTRWMDHIDDMEHLKRAIGLRAYRQQEPAQAYQFEGSEMFEEMIYNIKLDTVKYLMHVQIERAPERERVVKNVITNQEADSMKKTPVKKEKTVGRNDLCPCGSGKKYKNCCGRTV, encoded by the coding sequence ATGAAACTTTTTCAAAAAATATTTGGTTCATATAGCGAAAGAGAAGTAAAAAGAATTATACCTATAGTTGATAAAATAGATGGTTTAGATTTAAAAATACAGGCATTAACTAATGAACAGTTGAGGGCAAAGACGGATGAATTCAAGGATAGAATTTCTAAAGGAGAATCTTTAGATTCAATAATGCCTGAAGCTTTTGCAGTTGTTAGGGAAGTAGGATTTAGAACTGTGGGACTAAAACAATACAGAGAGCAGCTCATAGGTGGAATAGTTATTCATCAGGGAAGAATAGCAGAGATGAAAACTGGGGAAGGTAAAACTCTTGTTGCTACTGCACCGGCATATTTGAATGCGCTTACAGGCAAAGGAGTTCATATAATTACGGTAAATGATTATCTTGCAAAAAGAGACAGAGATACTATGGCACCTATATATGAAGCATTAGGACTTAAAGTAGGAGTTATTTTGCATGATATGAGTCAATCCCAAAGACAGGAAGCCTATAATTGTGATATAACTTATGGAACTAATAGTGAATTTGGGTTTGATTATTTGAGAGATAATATGGTTATCTATAAAGAAGAGAGAGTTCAAAGAAAACTAAACTTTGCTATAGTAGATGAAGTTGACTCAATTTTAATTGATGAAGCTAGAACGCCACTTATTATTTCTGGAGAAGGAGAAAAGTCAACAGAATTTTATAATATTGCCAATGGATTTGCTAAATCTTTAGAAAAAGAAGATTATAAAGTAGATGAAAAAGCAAATGCAGTAATGCTTAATGATACGGGAATAAAAAAAGCAGAGACTTTTTTTAGTCTTGAAAATTATGCAGATCCAGAAAATATGGAAATACAACACTATGTAGTGCAAGCTTTGAAAGCAAATTATATAATGAAAAGAGATAAAGACTACATGGTAAAAAATGGAGAAGTGCTTATAGTAGATGAGTTTACAGGAAGAATGATGGAGGGTAGAAGGTATAGTGACGGACTTCATCAAGCCATAGAAGCAAAGGAAGGAGTTAAAGTAGAAAGGGAATCTAAAACTTTAGCTACAATTACTTATCAAAATTACTTTAGAATATTTAATAAGTTGTCTGGTATGACAGGTACTGCACAGACAGAAGAAAATGAATTCAGACACATATATGGATTGGATGTAATAGTTATACCTACTCACAAGCCTATAGTTAGGAAAGATTATCCAGATGTAGTGTATAAGAGTGCAAAAGGCAAATTCAAAGCTATAGCCGATGAAATATATGAAACCTATAAAAAAGGGCAGCCAGTACTTGTGGGTACAGTAAGTATAGAAAAATCTGAATTACTTTCAGATATGTTAAAGAAAAAAGGAGTACCTCATCAGGTTTTAAATGCAAAGTTTCATGAAAAAGAGGCTGATATAATTTCCTATGCAGGGCAAAAAGGAACTGTTACCATAGCAACCAATATGGCAGGCCGTGGTACAGATATAAAGCTTGGAAAAGGAGTAGTTGCCTTAGGTGGATTAAAAATAATAGGAAGTGAAAGACATGAATCAAGAAGAATTGATAATCAATTGAGAGGACGTTCTGGACGTCAGGGAGATCCAGGTATGTCAAGATTTTATGTGTCCCTTGAAGATGATCTTATGAGAATATTTGGCTCAGATAGATTACAAGGTATAGTTGAAAAATTAGGACTTAAAGATGATGAAGCTATAGAAAGTAAAATGGTTTCAAATGCCATAGAAAATGCACAGAAAAAAGTAGAGGGAAACAATTTTGACATAAGGAAAACTTTGCTTCAATATGATGATGTAATAAATAAACAAAGAGAAATTATATATAAACAAAGATCTCAAGTTCTTGAAGGAGAAGACCTGAAAAATGATATACAGGATATGATAAAGAGTTTAATAAATTCAATTGTGGATTCCCATATATCTGGAATAGAAGAGGATTTTGAGGATGAAATAGTAAAATTGATTGAATATATGGAAGATGTATACGTGTCTAAAGGTTCTGTTAAAAAAGAAGATATTATAAATCTTTCTAATGAGGCCATTAAAGATAAATTTGTAGATATAGCCCAAAAAATCTATGAACAAAAAGAAATGGAATTTACTTCAGAACAGATGAGAGAAATTGAAAGGGTTATACTACTTAGAGTTGTTGACACAAGATGGATGGATCATATAGATGATATGGAACATCTGAAAAGGGCTATTGGACTTAGAGCTTATAGGCAGCAGGAGCCAGCTCAGGCATATCAATTCGAAGGCAGTGAAATGTTTGAGGAAATGATTTATAATATCAAATTGGATACGGTAAAATATCTAATGCATGTACAAATTGAAAGAGCTCCAGAAAGAGAAAGAGTAGTTAAAAATGTTATTACAAATCAGGAAGCGGATTCTATGAAGAAGACACCTGTAAAAAAGGAAAAGACTGTAGGAAGAAATGATCTTTGTCCATGTGGCAGTGGTAAGAAGTATAAAAATTGCTGTGGAAGAACTGTTTAA
- a CDS encoding ABC transporter permease — protein MNLWELIYSAVLSLRTHKLRVFLTMIGIIIGISSVVIILSIGEGLKAQVNQSTSDVGANTITVNFEPSDVDSTKVDTPFEYKDFQSLKNVDGVEQVSKSSSGLEGLVGVTENATFFDKQSYLMINDYDKSSGVVAGRGITEEDDEFKHYVVVLSKDHAKALFGEDVNKGIGKGIKIKDEFFEVIGIENGSSGLLSMQYDYVPKFAKKLLENDISISSIDVKIKQGFSSDSVFKEVKKELETLHPDVKGSYTKGDPKAVSKAFEKIIGSITIFIAVVSGISLFVGGIGVMNIMYVSVTERRREIGIRRAIGAKPGTILLQFLIESIFITGIGGIIGIGIGYLISLILGVFLPFNPVITIGILIGSSITSITVGIIFGIIPAYKAANLDPIKAIYK, from the coding sequence ATGAATTTGTGGGAACTTATATATAGTGCAGTTTTAAGTTTACGTACACATAAGCTTAGAGTTTTTTTAACCATGATAGGAATAATTATTGGAATAAGTTCTGTGGTTATTATTCTTTCTATTGGAGAAGGGTTAAAAGCACAGGTAAATCAATCCACTAGTGATGTGGGGGCAAATACTATTACTGTTAATTTTGAACCTTCAGATGTAGATTCTACGAAAGTAGATACACCATTTGAATATAAGGACTTTCAATCTCTTAAAAATGTTGATGGTGTAGAACAAGTTAGTAAGAGCAGCAGCGGATTAGAAGGCCTGGTAGGAGTTACTGAAAATGCAACTTTTTTTGACAAACAGTCTTACCTGATGATAAATGACTATGATAAGAGTTCAGGCGTTGTGGCAGGAAGAGGCATAACCGAGGAAGATGATGAGTTTAAGCATTATGTGGTGGTGCTTTCAAAAGATCACGCTAAAGCATTGTTCGGAGAAGACGTAAATAAGGGAATTGGAAAGGGAATTAAAATAAAGGATGAGTTTTTTGAAGTTATTGGCATTGAAAATGGAAGTTCAGGTTTATTGTCTATGCAATATGATTATGTGCCTAAATTTGCAAAGAAACTTTTAGAAAATGATATATCAATTTCTTCAATTGATGTTAAAATTAAGCAGGGATTCAGCTCTGACTCCGTATTTAAAGAAGTAAAAAAAGAACTAGAAACTCTTCACCCAGATGTAAAAGGAAGTTATACTAAGGGGGACCCTAAAGCTGTTTCTAAAGCTTTTGAAAAAATAATAGGCAGTATAACTATTTTTATAGCTGTTGTATCAGGAATATCTTTATTTGTGGGTGGAATTGGAGTAATGAATATAATGTATGTATCTGTTACAGAACGCCGTCGTGAAATAGGTATTAGAAGAGCTATAGGTGCAAAACCAGGTACAATTCTATTACAGTTTTTAATAGAATCAATATTTATTACAGGTATAGGAGGAATCATTGGAATAGGTATAGGATATTTGATATCCTTAATTTTAGGAGTATTTTTACCATTTAATCCAGTTATAACCATAGGAATATTAATAGGGTCATCTATTACATCTATTACTGTGGGAATAATTTTTGGGATAATTCCGGCATATAAGGCAGCAAACTTGGATCCTATTAAGGCTATTTATAAGTAA
- a CDS encoding ABC transporter ATP-binding protein: MTQHLLEVKGLCKWYEQDKECCHILKNLDFRVEQGSFVVVMGKSGSGKTTLLNILGLLDNFNEGSYLFNGQDVTKMTENQRCSFRNSHIGFIFQQFYLIESLTVAQNIELPLLYHGGYSNEQRIDMVKKSLQDVELEEKFKSYPNELSGGQQQRISIARALVNEPDVILADEPTGALDWKTGLKIIDILVKLNKQNRTIIMVTHDSDLKKYATHCVFLKDGIFSEEDNI; the protein is encoded by the coding sequence TTGACACAACATCTTCTGGAAGTTAAAGGGTTATGTAAGTGGTATGAACAGGATAAAGAGTGCTGTCATATTTTAAAGAATCTTGATTTTAGAGTGGAACAAGGTTCATTTGTGGTTGTAATGGGAAAGTCAGGTAGTGGAAAGACCACTTTGTTGAATATTCTAGGACTTCTTGATAATTTCAATGAAGGAAGTTATTTATTCAATGGACAAGATGTTACGAAAATGACAGAAAACCAGCGTTGCTCATTTAGAAATAGTCATATTGGTTTTATATTTCAGCAATTTTATTTAATTGAATCTTTAACAGTGGCTCAAAACATTGAACTTCCACTATTGTATCATGGAGGATATAGTAACGAGCAAAGAATTGACATGGTAAAAAAAAGTCTTCAAGATGTCGAACTTGAGGAAAAATTTAAAAGTTATCCAAATGAGTTATCTGGGGGGCAACAACAGCGTATTTCAATTGCCAGAGCACTTGTTAATGAGCCCGATGTTATTCTGGCAGATGAGCCTACAGGTGCACTGGACTGGAAAACCGGTCTAAAAATCATTGATATATTGGTTAAACTTAATAAACAAAATAGAACTATTATAATGGTAACTCATGATAGTGATCTTAAAAAATACGCTACTCATTGTGTTTTTCTCAAAGACGGTATTTTTTCTGAGGAGGATAATATATGA
- the prfB gene encoding peptide chain release factor 2 (programmed frameshift), whose amino-acid sequence MLLQLEETIGKLNELEETIKEIRESLDLDNLKNKIEELQAKMQEPNFWNDIDNAQKIASEEKNLESILNRYDLLSQSIEDARILLEIIKEEEDSISFQEVIKDIRDIEFQVETFKTEILLCGEYDKNNAILNLHVGVGGTDAQDWTEMLLRMYTRWAEKMGYKVNTMDMLEAEDAGIKSVSLSIVGEFAYGYLKSEKGIHRLVRISPFNANGKRQTSFASVEVLPELTADQDIEIKPEDLRVDTFRSGGAGGQHVNKTESAVRITHIPTGIVVQCQNERSQHYNKEQALKILKAKLVELKERVHKDKIEDLTGELKDMGWGSQIRSYVFHPYNLVKDHRTGVETSNITSVMDGDIDNFIKGYLKQQGVK is encoded by the exons ATGTTACTTCAATTAGAAGAAACTATTGGTAAACTAAATGAATTAGAAGAAACTATAAAAGAAATAAGGGAGTCTCTT GACTTAGATAATTTAAAAAATAAGATAGAGGAACTGCAGGCAAAGATGCAAGAACCAAATTTTTGGAATGATATAGATAACGCCCAGAAAATAGCCAGTGAAGAAAAAAATTTAGAGAGTATACTAAATAGATATGATTTATTGTCACAGAGTATAGAAGATGCTAGGATTTTATTGGAAATTATAAAGGAAGAGGAAGACAGTATATCCTTTCAAGAAGTTATAAAGGATATAAGGGATATAGAATTTCAAGTTGAAACATTTAAAACAGAAATACTTTTATGTGGAGAATATGACAAAAATAATGCCATATTAAATTTACATGTAGGAGTCGGTGGCACAGATGCACAGGATTGGACTGAAATGCTTCTTAGAATGTATACAAGATGGGCAGAAAAAATGGGATATAAGGTAAATACCATGGATATGCTTGAAGCAGAAGATGCAGGCATAAAAAGTGTATCTCTTAGCATTGTTGGGGAATTTGCTTATGGATATTTGAAAAGTGAAAAAGGAATTCATCGTTTGGTTAGAATATCTCCTTTCAATGCCAACGGTAAAAGACAGACTTCCTTTGCATCTGTGGAGGTACTTCCTGAACTTACAGCTGATCAGGATATAGAAATAAAACCTGAAGACTTAAGGGTAGACACATTTAGGTCAGGAGGTGCAGGAGGGCAGCATGTAAATAAAACTGAATCTGCTGTGAGGATAACCCACATACCTACGGGAATAGTTGTACAGTGTCAAAATGAAAGAAGCCAGCATTACAATAAAGAACAAGCATTAAAAATTTTAAAGGCCAAATTAGTGGAATTGAAAGAAAGGGTACACAAGGATAAAATAGAAGACCTTACAGGAGAACTTAAAGATATGGGATGGGGAAGTCAGATAAGATCCTATGTATTTCATCCTTATAATTTGGTAAAGGATCATAGAACCGGTGTAGAGACCAGTAATATAACTTCTGTAATGGATGGTGATATAGATAATTTTATAAAGGGTTATTTAAAGCAACAAGGTGTTAAATAG
- a CDS encoding efflux RND transporter periplasmic adaptor subunit, whose product MKDRKKILIIGSAVGVIIILFVVTLFLNYNKRNAHKNDSLFDIYTIPAQQNIFLDGEVQYFRKLNFTEDATKGTVDKINVEDKEQVEKGQTLFTYKNDQMIEQYDTLTQQLNSIEAQAKSMANVQNSAQISEINSQKTSLKQQLNNIKDKRYTTISAPFDGIVSMTSDNEDSTNKIILTLIDPKMQVVASVSEKDVLKLKENQKIKITVYGTNEEFKGTISSISTEPSQAQSIQGASASNLTQTTGSSVSYYPVYIDINNQQGIYAGFHIQGTAVDESELPKIPVSSVFNDNGHKSVWLVKNKKLRKVRVRVEKYNNTYVQVKSGLDFNDKIMKNPSSEMKEGDSIDTTSSGS is encoded by the coding sequence ATGAAAGATAGAAAAAAAATATTAATTATTGGTTCTGCTGTTGGTGTAATTATTATATTGTTTGTTGTAACACTTTTTTTAAATTATAATAAACGAAATGCACATAAAAATGATTCATTATTTGATATATATACTATTCCAGCACAGCAGAATATATTTTTAGACGGAGAGGTTCAATATTTCAGAAAATTAAATTTTACTGAAGATGCAACTAAGGGAACCGTTGATAAAATAAATGTGGAGGATAAAGAACAGGTAGAAAAAGGACAAACTTTATTTACCTATAAGAATGACCAGATGATAGAGCAGTATGACACTCTCACCCAGCAGCTTAACAGTATTGAGGCTCAAGCAAAATCCATGGCAAATGTACAAAATAGTGCTCAAATTTCTGAAATCAATAGTCAGAAGACAAGTTTAAAACAACAGTTAAACAATATTAAAGATAAACGATATACCACAATTTCCGCTCCTTTTGATGGTATTGTTTCAATGACATCAGATAATGAAGATAGTACTAATAAAATTATTTTGACATTGATTGACCCCAAAATGCAGGTAGTAGCTAGTGTTAGTGAAAAAGATGTGTTAAAACTTAAAGAAAATCAAAAAATAAAGATTACTGTGTATGGTACAAATGAAGAATTTAAAGGTACTATTAGTTCCATTAGCACTGAACCATCACAAGCACAGTCCATTCAAGGGGCTTCAGCCTCAAACTTAACACAAACTACAGGAAGCAGTGTGTCTTATTACCCTGTTTATATTGATATAAACAATCAGCAGGGCATATATGCAGGTTTTCATATTCAGGGAACTGCGGTGGATGAAAGTGAACTGCCCAAAATTCCAGTATCCTCAGTTTTTAATGATAATGGACATAAATCTGTATGGCTTGTAAAAAATAAAAAATTAAGAAAAGTACGTGTAAGGGTTGAAAAATATAATAATACATATGTGCAGGTGAAAAGTGGTTTAGATTTTAATGATAAAATTATGAAAAATCCATCTAGTGAAATGAAAGAAGGGGACAGCATTGACACAACATCTTCTGGAAGTTAA
- a CDS encoding Yip1 family protein encodes MDIKENEKALSIDKKIIYFFKKPGIIFSEFIEKPKYLWTMLLIILINIIYGIMQMTTSIDILKKSITDKFKEAAAGTSQALIEKSIEYATSIPIQTVTIIITTIIGIYLVSLVYMGLARIFGSKIKYKQIVSVYCLSMLSITIGKIIKWLYMAITSNPLGVKALTKPTLLNGFLDNFDIFNIWQIVLLTIGVSIVGKISKKKSFAIVAISCILVMIISLHSYLKL; translated from the coding sequence ATGGATATTAAAGAAAATGAAAAAGCTTTAAGTATTGACAAAAAAATTATTTATTTTTTCAAGAAACCAGGGATTATTTTTAGTGAATTTATAGAAAAACCTAAGTATTTATGGACTATGCTTTTAATTATTTTAATCAATATAATTTACGGAATCATGCAAATGACTACTTCTATAGATATTTTAAAAAAATCAATTACGGATAAATTTAAAGAAGCAGCGGCTGGTACATCTCAAGCACTTATAGAAAAATCTATAGAATATGCAACCTCAATACCTATACAGACTGTAACTATTATAATAACTACTATAATAGGTATATATTTAGTATCATTGGTTTACATGGGGCTGGCTAGAATTTTTGGTTCTAAAATAAAATACAAACAGATTGTATCTGTATACTGTTTAAGTATGCTGTCTATAACTATTGGTAAAATTATAAAATGGTTGTATATGGCCATCACAAGTAACCCTTTAGGGGTAAAAGCATTAACTAAACCTACATTACTAAATGGATTTTTAGATAACTTTGATATATTCAATATATGGCAGATAGTATTATTGACTATAGGCGTATCCATAGTTGGAAAGATTTCAAAAAAGAAAAGTTTTGCTATTGTTGCAATTTCCTGTATACTTGTTATGATTATATCTTTACACTCTTATTTAAAACTCTAA
- a CDS encoding Tex family protein, whose protein sequence is MNDIVDILVRELDVNEKYINNVIELLDSGNTVPFIARYRKELTGSMSDVTLRKLAERLTYLRNLKARKEDVIRIIEEQGKLTEELKKSLENCNTLTEVEDLYRPYKPKKRTRAIIAKEKGLEPLAQIMLDGNFKGNIEEYAEKFVNEEKGVNSIEDALLGAMDIISEIISDEAKYRKWIRKFVQDNGNIETRGENDEPNPYEMYYDYHETVKSIPPHRILAINRGEKEKILSVKITCDMDKVIKYLKGECLKGNKVTDSYIERSVEDSLKRLIYPSIEREIRSELTDMGEEGAIKIFKANLKALLMQPPIKGKNVLGYDPGFRTGCKIAVLDDTGKLLDTATVYATAPQNDVEGSLKILKNLVYRYDVSVISLGNGTASRESEEVIGRLIKEIKEGKNKDVYYVVVSEAGASVYSASELAAKEYPDINVSLRGAISIGRRLQDPLAELVKIDPKSIGVGQYQHDVSPKKLDESLKGIVEDCVNSVGVDLNMATASLLSYISGINSAIAENIVAYREENGKFKNRKELLKVKRLGAKAFEQCAGFLRVMESDEPLDNTSVHPESYSAAKKLLKTLGYSDKDLKNSGLVDIENRVEKISIDNVSRELDIGIPTLKDIMKEIKKPGRDPREELPKPILKTGIVDINQLKTGMTLTGTVRNVADFGAFVDIGVHQDGLVHISQLSDKFVKHPLDVVKIGDVVNVTVLEVDEKRKRIALSMK, encoded by the coding sequence ATGAACGATATAGTAGACATACTAGTTAGAGAGTTAGACGTAAATGAAAAATATATAAATAATGTAATAGAATTATTGGACTCAGGTAATACAGTTCCCTTCATAGCCAGATATAGAAAAGAATTAACAGGAAGTATGAGTGATGTCACTTTAAGAAAACTGGCAGAAAGGCTTACATATCTTAGAAATCTTAAGGCTAGAAAAGAGGATGTAATAAGAATAATAGAAGAACAGGGGAAACTCACAGAAGAATTAAAGAAATCTCTGGAGAATTGCAATACTTTAACAGAAGTTGAAGATCTATATAGGCCATATAAACCAAAGAAGAGAACAAGAGCTATTATTGCCAAAGAAAAAGGACTGGAACCACTTGCACAGATAATGTTAGACGGCAATTTCAAAGGCAATATAGAAGAGTATGCAGAAAAATTTGTAAATGAAGAAAAGGGAGTAAATTCTATAGAAGATGCTCTTCTGGGAGCTATGGATATAATAAGTGAAATTATATCTGATGAGGCAAAATATAGAAAGTGGATAAGAAAATTTGTTCAAGATAACGGAAACATTGAAACAAGAGGGGAAAATGATGAACCAAATCCTTATGAAATGTACTATGATTATCATGAAACGGTAAAGTCCATACCTCCTCACAGAATACTTGCTATAAATAGAGGAGAAAAAGAAAAAATTTTGTCTGTAAAGATAACCTGTGATATGGATAAAGTAATAAAATACTTAAAAGGAGAATGTCTAAAGGGAAATAAAGTAACTGATAGTTACATAGAAAGAAGTGTAGAGGATTCTTTAAAAAGACTTATATATCCTTCTATTGAAAGGGAAATAAGATCTGAACTCACAGATATGGGAGAAGAAGGTGCTATAAAGATATTTAAGGCCAACTTAAAGGCACTTTTAATGCAGCCACCTATAAAAGGAAAAAATGTGCTTGGATATGATCCTGGATTTAGAACGGGATGTAAAATAGCAGTTTTAGATGATACGGGAAAACTTCTAGATACTGCTACAGTTTATGCTACAGCGCCTCAAAATGATGTAGAAGGTTCTCTAAAGATATTAAAGAATTTAGTGTATAGATATGATGTTAGTGTGATATCTCTTGGAAATGGTACAGCAAGTAGAGAATCAGAAGAAGTAATTGGCAGACTTATAAAAGAAATAAAAGAAGGAAAAAATAAGGATGTTTATTATGTGGTGGTATCAGAAGCTGGAGCTTCTGTATATTCTGCTTCGGAACTGGCTGCAAAAGAATATCCCGATATAAATGTATCACTGAGAGGAGCTATATCCATAGGAAGAAGACTGCAGGATCCTCTGGCGGAACTTGTGAAAATAGATCCTAAATCCATAGGGGTAGGCCAATATCAACATGATGTTTCACCAAAAAAATTAGATGAGTCTCTAAAGGGTATTGTAGAGGATTGTGTAAATAGCGTGGGAGTAGATTTAAATATGGCAACGGCTTCTTTACTATCTTATATATCTGGAATAAATTCAGCTATAGCCGAAAATATTGTAGCTTATAGAGAAGAGAATGGTAAGTTTAAAAATAGAAAAGAGCTTTTAAAAGTTAAAAGACTGGGAGCAAAGGCTTTTGAACAATGTGCAGGATTTTTAAGGGTTATGGAAAGTGATGAACCCCTTGATAATACCTCAGTACATCCAGAATCCTATAGTGCTGCTAAAAAGCTTTTGAAGACCCTTGGGTACAGTGATAAAGACTTGAAAAATAGCGGTCTTGTAGATATAGAAAATAGAGTTGAAAAGATTAGTATAGATAATGTATCACGGGAACTTGATATAGGTATTCCTACCTTAAAGGATATAATGAAAGAAATAAAGAAGCCAGGGAGAGATCCAAGAGAGGAACTGCCAAAACCTATATTGAAAACAGGAATAGTTGATATAAACCAGCTTAAAACAGGAATGACACTTACAGGTACAGTCAGAAATGTAGCAGATTTTGGCGCTTTTGTAGATATAGGTGTTCACCAGGATGGTTTAGTACATATAAGTCAGCTGTCTGATAAATTTGTAAAGCATCCACTAGATGTAGTTAAGATAGGAGATGTTGTAAATGTAACTGTACTTGAAGTAGATGAAAAAAGAAAAAGAATTGCACTTAGCATGAAATAG